The following is a genomic window from Salinibacterium sp. UTAS2018.
GCGCGGGCAAGCACCGGTCGCGGTGTTGGGTGAGAAGGCTTCAGCCGAGAGGTGCGTGACGCCAGCGGGATAGGTGCCGGCGCGGGAATACAACATGCGCAACAGGTTAGAGAGCGTGGTGATCGTGCCGACGCTCGAACGCGAGCTGGGAGCGCCCCGGCGCTGCTGAAGCGCGACCGCAGGCGGCAGGCCTGTGATGTCCGTGACATCCGGAGCGCCGACTTGGTTGAGCAAACGGCGCGCATAGGGCGCAACGGACTCGAAGTAGCGGCGTTGAGCCTCGGCATACAAAGTGCCGAACGCGAGCGATGACTTTCCTGAGCCGGAGATGCCGGTGAACGCGACCATGCAATCCCGCGGTACATCGAGGTCAATGTTGGCGAGATTGTTCTCGCGGGCCCCGCGAACGCGAACCCAACCGTCACGATCGTTGCTGTTCATGGGTGCTCCGTTCTCACGGCGCGCGGAGATGGCGGATGCTCAGCAGCGCGCGCTCAGTCATGGTCGTCAAGAGTGGCGAATGTTCCACCCTACGGACAGGATGCTGAACGCTCGGTGAGCGTTCGCTGAGCGCGTGAGCCGCCGACGTGCGCGAGAGCGCCCCGGATGCGCAAGAGCCCCCCGGTATGCGTTAGTCGCTGAGCTTGGTGAGCTGCAGCAGACCGTCCCCGACCGGAATGAGTGAGCTGATCACTGCCTCCGACTGTGCGATCTCTTTGAGAAGAGTGCGGAAGTTGCTGACCGTTGAATCGCGCTGAGCAGGGTCGGCGACACGGTCGCGCCACAGGGCATGGGCAACAACGACAACGCCGCCGGGGCGAACGAGGCGCAGGCCGTGTTCGACATATTCGATGACTGATTGTGGGTCGGCGTCGATGAAGACGAGGTCGTAGCTTGACTCGTTCATGCGTGGCAGAACTCCGGCAGCTTTGCCACCGATCTGACGCACGCGATTCGACGGGATGCCGGCATCCGCGAACACGGCGCGAGCAACCTGTTGGTGATCGATTTCAGAGTCGATCGTGGTGAGTAGAGCGCCGGGGCTGCCGGCGAGCATCCAGAGCCCGCTGACGCCGACACCAGTGCCGACCTCGATGATGCTCTTGGCTCCCGTGGCCGCAGCGAGCAAGGCCAGCTGGGCGCCGACAGCGGGGCTGACCGCTTCGATTCCCAACTCGCTGGAATGCACGCGCGCCGCAGCGATCTCTGGGCGTTCGGTAACGAACTCCTCGGCGTACTTCCAACTCAACTGCTTGTCTGACACATTGCTCCTATCGCTGTGTCAACTGTAGACGCAGCAGCGGCAAGCGCAGGTAAGCTAAACGGGTGTCCTTCGGTCTCACATTCGACAAACTGCTGATCATCGGGATCATCGCTGTCTTTTTGCTGGGCCCCGACCGTTTGCCCTACTACGCATCGCAACTCGCACGCCTCGTCCGGTCGCTGCGTGACATGGCTAGCGGCGCCAAAGACCGCATGCGTGAAGAGATGGGCCCTGACTTCGATGACATCGACTGGAAGCAGCTCGACCCTCGTCAATATGACCCGCGCCGCATCATCCGCGACGCTCTGCTCGAAGACGAAACGCCTCCCGTGAAGGTGCGACCGCCACGATCCGCGGCGTATGCGGAACGGCAGGCGGCGCTCGCCGAACGACAATCGCAACTCAAAGCAGAACTCAAGGCCGGCGAACGCGCCCCCTTCGATAACGAAGCGACCTAGCGCGCCGGTGCATGCCCTCCGGCGCCGAAGCCTTGTCGGCGCCGGTGCCTCGTCGCCACCGACGCCTCAGTGCTAGCGGCGGCGCAGCACCTTCAGCACGGTCAATAGCGTGACCATGAGCCCCGCCATTGCCGCGAACTCGGCACCCGAGCGTGGCAACTGCAGAATGCCGTTCGACTGCGAGACCGTGCGGGATTGTGCGAAGCGCAGAATGCCCTCTGGCCCGTTGCGGCGCCCGAGCCCAGAGTGCTTCATGCCCCCCATCGGGGCGTCCACGCTCGCGAAGCTGCCGCGGTAGCCCTCGTTGATGTTGACGCTGCCAGCATCCAGGCGATCAGCCAAGCGACGGGCGTGCGCGATCGAGCCACTGAAGATGGAGGCGTTGAGGCCGAATTCGGTGTCGTTAGCGCGGTTGATGGCATCCGTGTCGCTGTCAACGGCGGTGATCGCTACAACTGGCCCAAACGTTTCGTTGGCGAAGCAGTCCATCTCGGCGGTGACTCCCGTGAGCACGGTCGGCGCGTAGAAGTAGGGGCCGAGGTCGGGACGCGGGATTCCTCCGGCGAGCACGATCGCGCCCTTCGCGACGGCATCGTCGACGTGGGCCTGAACACGCTCCAGTTGCGCCGCAGAGGTGAGCGAGCCGACATCGCCCGAGAAGTCGAGAGCCGAGGTCTGCGACAGCGCGTTCACGCGTTCGGTGAACGCGCGAGTGAACTCCGCCTCGATCGACTTGTGAACGTAGATGCGCTCGATCGAAACGCACAACTGGCCCATCGAAGCGAAGCAGGCGTAGACGGCATCCGCCGCGGCCTGAATGGGGTCGGCATCGCCGAGCACGAGAAGGGGATTCTTGCCGCCGAGCTCGAGCGAGGCACCGATGAGGCGCCCGGCGGCACGCTTGCCGACCTTCGTGCCCGTCGGGGTCGACCCGGTGAAACAGATGTAGTCGCTGGTATCGACAACGGCGTTACCGACTTGGTCGCCGGGCCCGGCCAGAATCGGCCAGACAGCGGCAGGAACTCCGGCATCGATGTAGGCCTCGCGGGTGGCGAGCATCGAGAGCGCGCCCTGATTGTCGATCTTCTGGATGACGGCACTGCCGGCGGCGAGCGCAGGCACGATATCCATGGCACCGAGAGCGATCGGGTAGTTCCACGGCGTAACAACACCGATGAGTTGCTTGGGGGAGTAGCTCACTCGCGTCGACATCAGCAGCGGAATGCCCGCCCGGCGACGCTTGGTCGCTAAAGTGCGCTCGGCCGAAAGCGCGTAGTAACGCGTTACCGTTGCCGCTTGAAAGATCTCTTCGAAGGCTTGCCCGCGCGTTTTGCCCGACTCGGTCTGCAGCAGGTCGAGCAACTCATCTTGACGTTCTAACAACAGATCGTGGGCGCGCAGCAGCACGCGGCGGCGGTACGCGAACCCGGCGTTTCGCCAGGCGCGTTGGGCGGTGCGGGCGGATGCTGCGGCAT
Proteins encoded in this region:
- a CDS encoding sec-independent translocase, with protein sequence MSFGLTFDKLLIIGIIAVFLLGPDRLPYYASQLARLVRSLRDMASGAKDRMREEMGPDFDDIDWKQLDPRQYDPRRIIRDALLEDETPPVKVRPPRSAAYAERQAALAERQSQLKAELKAGERAPFDNEAT
- a CDS encoding O-methyltransferase — translated: MSDKQLSWKYAEEFVTERPEIAAARVHSSELGIEAVSPAVGAQLALLAAATGAKSIIEVGTGVGVSGLWMLAGSPGALLTTIDSEIDHQQVARAVFADAGIPSNRVRQIGGKAAGVLPRMNESSYDLVFIDADPQSVIEYVEHGLRLVRPGGVVVVAHALWRDRVADPAQRDSTVSNFRTLLKEIAQSEAVISSLIPVGDGLLQLTKLSD
- a CDS encoding succinic semialdehyde dehydrogenase — encoded protein: MSSSTVASLIGSRRRDTLVAQLRCTSSDTAAVIAPFTGETLHELPQSSARDVRDAAASARTAQRAWRNAGFAYRRRVLLRAHDLLLERQDELLDLLQTESGKTRGQAFEEIFQAATVTRYYALSAERTLATKRRRAGIPLLMSTRVSYSPKQLIGVVTPWNYPIALGAMDIVPALAAGSAVIQKIDNQGALSMLATREAYIDAGVPAAVWPILAGPGDQVGNAVVDTSDYICFTGSTPTGTKVGKRAAGRLIGASLELGGKNPLLVLGDADPIQAAADAVYACFASMGQLCVSIERIYVHKSIEAEFTRAFTERVNALSQTSALDFSGDVGSLTSAAQLERVQAHVDDAVAKGAIVLAGGIPRPDLGPYFYAPTVLTGVTAEMDCFANETFGPVVAITAVDSDTDAINRANDTEFGLNASIFSGSIAHARRLADRLDAGSVNINEGYRGSFASVDAPMGGMKHSGLGRRNGPEGILRFAQSRTVSQSNGILQLPRSGAEFAAMAGLMVTLLTVLKVLRRR